cagggaagtcctcccctaTCCTTTTAAAACTCTTACTCATCCTCTGTTCTGACTTTACTGCTGCGAAACTACTATTTCATTGACTCATGATTTTGGGCGTGCATGCGAGAGACATGTACACGTGGATTCCATTGGTATTTAAAAATGCTCCAACACCATCTGAATAGATAAGTGTTCTGGGAGTTTAGAGAACTAAAGCACTAAACATAACTAGTCCCTTGGGGGAACATAGGGAGAATTTGGCGTCAAGAAGTGAGGCAGGAAGGGATTTGGTTTCCAGAGAAGGCTCAGCTTGTTCCAAGGGAGTGTGCGTGGATGAGGGAGCAGGAGTGGGGGGAGGCGTGTCTTCCTGCCCACCCACCTCCAAGGATCACCCAGGGTCAGGGAGAGTGGGGGAGCAGAGGCTCTGCCGTCACCTCTTGGCTGTCTTTGCTGTGCAGTCATATCAGGATCCTCTTACCTGGCTCTCATAgcatccccttctctctcctgttCTCGCAGGTATAACTGCTTCAGGCCTCCAGGATGGCGATCCAGTTCCGCTCACTTTTCCCCTTGGCACTGCCTGGAGTGCTGGCGCTCCTCGGCTGGTGGTGGTTTTTCTCTCGTAAAAAAGAGCACATCAGAAGCCACAACAAACAGATGGGGACCAGCGCTGTGAAGCTGAGGGCTGGCCCTGCCGCGGAGGAAGCGGTCCCCGTGGAGGACCCGTCTCCCGGAGCAGCGGCCCCGCCCCCCGGTGCCGCCCAGCCGCCTGAGAGGGAGCTCCCCACCGCCAGCAAGCCCCCTGGGGAGCCGCCCGCCCTGCTGCGGGCACACCCGGCCTACCGGCGATCAGAGTCCTCGCGCGGCCTTCCCAGCGCCGCGGACACGAGGTTTCGTCCAGGACCACGCAGAGAGGACAGTGCAAGGATGGAGCTCGCTCTGACGGGTGACGAAGCTAAGTCTGCTCCTCTAGAGTGTCCCCTGCCGTCCCCAAAAGGCGTTCCGTTCCCCCACGAAGCGGCTGAGGTGTGTAATCGAGAGACCGTGATGGGCAGGCCGGCAGGGTGGCGCCGGCAGGGCCCGCCTGCAGCCCCCGCAGAGAAGGTGGGCCCCGGGGAGAAGACCAGGGAGATGGGTGGCGCCGAAGGCACAGGTGACGCGGTGATGGGAGAAAACATGCTGGAAGAAGGTCCCGTGTCCCGGGAGCAGGGCCCCGAGTTGCCGAGCAGCAGAGCCCCCAGCCTGGCTCccttgggaggagggggagagaaggggaggagcaGCCTGCTGGCGGTGGGCGAGGACCCTGTGGGGCAGTTGCTGAGTAGCTTCGTGGAGTCGGCCCACGCGGAGCTGGCGACGCCCGATGAGACGCCGACGCCCCGGGTCACGGGGAGCGGAGGCTGGGACGGAGACTTCAGCCGCGAGCTGGGCAAGGAAGAGACCTTGGACAAAAACGAGAAGGTTGAGCAGGCTGCCTTCCAGATCATCTCCAAAGTGATCTTGGAGGCCACCGAGGAGGTGCTGACCACCACGATGGGCAGGATTGCGGGTCGGATGTATCAGGCCTCGGCTGCTCAGCCCCAAGGGCCGAAGGAGGAGGAGAGCTGTGCCCGAGCCAACCAGAAAACTGCCCTAGGCCAGCGTGCCGCGGAGCCTGCTCTGGCCACAGCGGAGGCAGCCACGGGCCCGGTGGGCTCCGCCCTCCCCTCCGCAGACCTGCCGGCAGAGGATCTGCCGCCACCAAAGACCTACGTGAGCTGCCTGACCAGCCCTCTGTCCAGCCCCACCAAGGACAGGAAGCCAAAGAACTCCACACACCACATCTCCCTGGCCACCCGCCCTCCACCGGCTGCCCCGCTTGGAGAGTCACTGGATGAGGCAAGCATCCTGGCAGAAGATGCCGCTTGTGTTACCTGCATGTCCAACAACAGCCAGGGTGTCCCCTCAGTGGCCTCCTCTGGGCAGTGCTCAGATTCTGTCAGCACTTTGGGGCTCGAAGACTCTTGTACAGAG
This is a stretch of genomic DNA from Eschrichtius robustus isolate mEscRob2 chromosome 20, mEscRob2.pri, whole genome shotgun sequence. It encodes these proteins:
- the AKAP1 gene encoding A-kinase anchor protein 1, mitochondrial isoform X2; the protein is MAIQFRSLFPLALPGVLALLGWWWFFSRKKEHIRSHNKQMGTSAVKLRAGPAAEEAVPVEDPSPGAAAPPPGAAQPPERELPTASKPPGEPPALLRAHPAYRRSESSRGLPSAADTRFRPGPRREDSARMELALTGDEAKSAPLECPLPSPKGVPFPHEAAEVCNRETVMGRPAGWRRQGPPAAPAEKVGPGEKTREMGGAEGTGDAVMGENMLEEGPVSREQGPELPSSRAPSLAPLGGGGEKGRSSLLAVGEDPVGQLLSSFVESAHAELATPDETPTPRVTGSGGWDGDFSRELGKEETLDKNEKVEQAAFQIISKVILEATEEVLTTTMGRIAGRMYQASAAQPQGPKEEESCARANQKTALGQRAAEPALATAEAATGPVGSALPSADLPAEDLPPPKTYVSCLTSPLSSPTKDRKPKNSTHHISLATRPPPAAPLGESLDEASILAEDAACVTCMSNNSQGVPSVASSGQCSDSVSTLGLEDSCTETTSSPRDKATTPLLPESTVPFSNGVLKGELSDLGAEDGWTVDAEADHSGGSDGNSMDSVDSCCGLRKPDGFQNAQAGSHPKKVDLTVWEIEVPKHLVGRLIGKQGRYVSFLKQTSGAKIYISTLPYTQNIQICHIEGSQQHVDKALSLIGKKFKELNLTNIYAPPLPSLALPSLPVTSWLMLPDGITVEVIVVNQVNAGHLFVQQHTHPTFHALRSLDQQMYLCYSQPGIPTLPTPVEKE
- the AKAP1 gene encoding A-kinase anchor protein 1, mitochondrial isoform X1, producing MAIQFRSLFPLALPGVLALLGWWWFFSRKKEHIRSHNKQMGTSAVKLRAGPAAEEAVPVEDPSPGAAAPPPGAAQPPERELPTASKPPGEPPALLRAHPAYRRSESSRGLPSAADTRFRPGPRREDSARMELALTGDEAKSAPLECPLPSPKGVPFPHEAAEVCNRETVMGRPAGWRRQGPPAAPAEKVGPGEKTREMGGAEGTGDAVMGENMLEEGPVSREQGPELPSSRAPSLAPLGGGGEKGRSSLLAVGEDPVGQLLSSFVESAHAELATPDETPTPRVTGSGGWDGDFSRELGKEETLDKNEKVEQAAFQIISKVILEATEEVLTTTMGRIAGRMYQASAAQPQGPKEEESCARANQKTALGQRAAEPALATAEAATGPVGSALPSADLPAEDLPPPKTYVSCLTSPLSSPTKDRKPKNSTHHISLATRPPPAAPLGESLDEASILAEDAACVTCMSNNSQGVPSVASSGQCSDSVSTLGLEDSCTETTSSPRDKATTPLLPESTVPFSNGVLKGELSDLGAEDGWTVDAEADHSGGSDGNSMDSVDSCCGLRKPDGFQNAQAGSHPKKVDLTVWEIEVPKHLVGRLIGKQGRYVSFLKQTSGAKIYISTLPYTQNIQICHIEGSQQHVDKALSLIGKKFKELNLTNIYAPPLPSLALPSLPVTSWLMLPDGITVEVIVVNQVNAGHLFVQQHTHPTFHALRSLDQQMYLCYSQPGIPTLPTPVEITVICAAPGMDGAWWRAQVVASYEETNEVEIRYVDYGGYKRVKVDVLRQIRSDFVTLPFQGAEVLLDSVMPLSDDDHFSPEADAAVSEMTGNTALLAQVTSYSPAGLPLIQLWSVIGDEVVLINRSLAERGLAQWVDSYYSSL